One region of Clostridiales bacterium genomic DNA includes:
- a CDS encoding phosphomannomutase/phosphoglucomutase yields MNDYGNLKSGTDIRGRAIATDGKPAVLTEKAVADIAAAFALWICRRVDKPRRRIAIGRDSRITGEQFQKTIIATLRYAGLELFDCGMITTPAAFLTTQHSSIVADGAIMITASHHPMDINGLKFFTQEGGVNSKELDEIIELANNDQKIAPTVRSTIIPRDFLRVYADSLADTIRKGTGMFHPFRNMKIAVDAGHGAGGYFATKVLKGLGADISPSQFLEPDGTFPAHPPNPENAEAMESLKNRVLETGADLGIIFDADGDRCAVVTPDGTEVNRCRLIALAAAMVLPDHPNATIVTDSVTTEALRQFIESRGGIQKRFKRGYRNVIDEAKRLCDSGVDAPLAIESSGHVAFREHFFLDDGAYFVVKILITLANLKKQGCELVDLIADLDTPLEEGDIRLNFTCDDWREKAETIITRLTGLSERLLTISGDNYEGVRAYVSHGDGYFIVRTSVHDPVLPIYIESNKRGGAHKIASFLYSFLNGFTGLDCAPLEQFLDDTAVQNEYADGGEAIPEDDLFGGEAEIDGDAYENADGDSDGAQDF; encoded by the coding sequence ATGAACGATTACGGCAATTTGAAAAGCGGTACCGATATACGCGGTAGGGCGATAGCGACGGACGGCAAGCCCGCCGTTCTTACCGAAAAAGCCGTTGCCGATATCGCGGCGGCGTTTGCGCTGTGGATTTGCCGCAGAGTGGACAAGCCGCGCCGCAGGATCGCGATCGGGCGCGACAGCCGCATAACGGGCGAGCAGTTCCAAAAAACTATCATTGCCACGCTAAGGTATGCAGGGCTCGAACTTTTCGACTGCGGCATGATAACGACGCCCGCGGCTTTCCTTACCACTCAGCATTCGTCGATTGTTGCCGACGGCGCGATCATGATAACGGCGAGCCACCACCCGATGGATATCAACGGGCTTAAGTTCTTTACCCAAGAAGGCGGCGTCAACTCGAAAGAGCTCGACGAAATAATCGAGCTTGCCAATAACGATCAAAAAATAGCGCCCACAGTGCGTTCTACCATAATTCCTCGCGACTTCTTGCGCGTGTATGCCGATAGTTTGGCGGATACCATACGCAAGGGCACTGGTATGTTCCACCCGTTCAGGAATATGAAGATTGCCGTCGACGCCGGGCACGGCGCGGGCGGGTACTTCGCTACCAAGGTCCTTAAAGGACTTGGCGCGGATATTTCGCCGTCGCAGTTCTTAGAGCCCGACGGAACGTTTCCCGCGCACCCGCCCAACCCCGAAAACGCCGAGGCTATGGAATCGCTCAAAAACCGCGTGCTCGAAACGGGCGCCGACCTTGGTATAATCTTCGACGCGGACGGCGACAGGTGTGCTGTTGTCACTCCCGACGGCACGGAAGTCAATAGATGCAGGCTTATTGCGCTCGCGGCGGCAATGGTATTGCCCGATCACCCCAATGCAACCATCGTAACGGACAGCGTTACTACTGAAGCTTTGCGGCAGTTCATTGAGAGCCGCGGCGGTATTCAAAAGCGGTTTAAGCGCGGCTACCGCAACGTTATCGACGAGGCGAAAAGGCTTTGCGACAGCGGCGTAGACGCACCGCTCGCAATCGAGAGCAGCGGACACGTAGCGTTCAGAGAGCATTTCTTCCTGGACGACGGCGCGTACTTCGTCGTTAAAATTCTCATAACTCTTGCTAATCTCAAAAAGCAGGGTTGCGAGCTTGTCGATCTTATTGCCGATCTCGATACTCCGCTTGAAGAAGGGGATATTCGTCTTAACTTCACTTGTGATGATTGGCGCGAAAAAGCGGAAACCATCATTACGCGGCTTACAGGGCTTTCGGAGAGGTTACTAACCATTTCGGGCGACAACTACGAGGGTGTTCGCGCGTACGTATCGCACGGCGACGGTTACTTTATAGTCAGAACAAGCGTTCACGACCCTGTGCTTCCCATTTACATAGAGAGCAATAAGCGTGGCGGAGCGCATAAGATAGCGAGCTTCCTGTATTCGTTCCTCAACGGCTTTACGGGGCTCGACTGCGCGCCGCTCGAACAGTTCTTGGATGATACTGCTGTCCAAAACGAATACGCGGACGGCGGGGAAGCAATACCCGAGGATGACCTTTTCGGCGGCGAGGCCGAAATCGACGGCGACGCTTACGAGAACGCGGACGGTGATAGCGACGGCGCACAAGACTTTTAA
- a CDS encoding DUF2207 domain-containing protein: protein MAKRKSSGAAGNVFLVVVFIIFVTVFALVAFLPDDDDGVSYRPLDKGMYFESFDVDIEFNDDRSCTVREVIEVKFLESSHGIYVDIPVNSGEKVRNLTVSTEPSRRCKISHESSNKIVRARIGDEDKEFRRHDTLVCNIQYDMITPEHSMGADILAFNAIGGGWTCLTKNANIRMTYPVAPEDAGETYPVASEDVGDSYGIWIGGEKVTYNTEGVDVAWSNGNKTVEISIADRFEKALQYKNEDSYALKNYENVELACKMPDGTLHNRVDLEFLLTLGLGAALVVIVVVLKFIFKNKELTPIVDFYPPRVDGKGDKKRHMLPVQIGKLIDGGCSNEDVTSLIFYWASKGYLAIEEKDGETYFKKLKGVSAVTNYEKKMFDALFSYGDADEDGNKKVAMSTLKGKFASALNNVKNGVNNEYRGKLYKKSGIGLTAGMAILCGLYSIGISVLTSLRVGRLFFAFGGVLAGAFQVLSALAGLMLGAYYHKLGDTKRKVLTGLYAAVNVGLALIVAIAVPIDVMGWLERIIFACALCVPMTLVPFFILRTDYYDAQLNMILGFRNFLRDAEKAQLETLLEDDPQYYYDILPYANVLGVSQIWADKFKDITVEPPTYYYGTSRTVFDVFVITHVMNNVGSTLSVQPKSSGGSFSSHGGGGGHSGGGFSGGSFGGGGGGRW from the coding sequence ATGGCAAAGCGCAAATCATCCGGCGCTGCCGGCAACGTTTTTCTGGTCGTTGTGTTCATTATATTCGTCACCGTTTTCGCGCTCGTGGCGTTTCTGCCCGACGACGATGACGGGGTTTCGTACAGACCGTTGGATAAAGGTATGTACTTCGAGAGCTTCGACGTAGATATCGAGTTTAACGACGACCGCTCGTGTACGGTCAGGGAAGTAATCGAAGTTAAGTTTCTCGAATCGAGCCACGGCATATACGTGGATATTCCCGTCAATTCGGGTGAAAAGGTGCGTAACCTTACCGTGAGCACCGAGCCGTCGCGCAGGTGCAAGATTTCGCACGAGAGCAGTAACAAGATCGTGCGCGCGCGTATAGGCGACGAGGACAAAGAATTCCGTAGGCACGACACGCTCGTTTGCAATATTCAATACGATATGATAACGCCCGAGCACTCAATGGGCGCGGATATTTTGGCGTTCAACGCGATAGGCGGCGGCTGGACCTGCCTTACCAAAAACGCGAATATCCGCATGACTTATCCAGTTGCGCCCGAGGATGCGGGCGAGACATATCCCGTCGCGTCCGAGGATGTGGGCGACAGCTACGGCATTTGGATAGGCGGCGAAAAGGTAACGTACAACACGGAAGGCGTGGACGTTGCGTGGTCTAACGGCAATAAAACTGTCGAGATAAGTATAGCCGATCGGTTCGAAAAAGCTTTGCAGTACAAGAATGAAGACTCCTATGCGCTTAAAAATTACGAGAACGTAGAGCTTGCTTGTAAAATGCCGGACGGCACGTTGCATAACCGCGTCGATCTTGAATTTCTGCTTACGCTCGGGCTCGGCGCAGCGCTCGTTGTTATCGTAGTCGTTTTGAAGTTTATTTTCAAGAATAAAGAGCTCACGCCCATAGTCGATTTCTACCCGCCGCGCGTCGACGGAAAGGGCGATAAAAAGCGGCATATGCTGCCCGTGCAAATAGGCAAGCTTATAGACGGCGGGTGCTCGAACGAGGACGTTACCTCGCTCATATTCTATTGGGCTAGCAAGGGCTATCTCGCGATAGAAGAAAAGGACGGCGAAACCTATTTCAAAAAGCTTAAAGGAGTGAGCGCAGTCACCAACTACGAAAAGAAAATGTTCGACGCGTTGTTCTCGTACGGTGACGCCGACGAAGACGGAAATAAAAAGGTCGCCATGAGCACGCTCAAAGGCAAGTTTGCGAGTGCGTTGAATAACGTTAAGAACGGCGTAAACAACGAGTATCGCGGCAAGCTGTACAAAAAGAGCGGTATCGGTCTTACGGCGGGTATGGCAATTCTTTGCGGGCTGTATTCGATAGGTATAAGCGTATTGACTTCGCTTAGAGTCGGTCGGTTGTTTTTCGCATTCGGCGGCGTGCTCGCGGGCGCGTTCCAAGTACTGTCTGCGTTGGCGGGGCTTATGCTCGGCGCGTACTATCATAAGCTGGGCGACACCAAGCGAAAGGTCTTGACGGGCTTATACGCTGCGGTGAACGTAGGGCTTGCGCTTATCGTGGCGATCGCCGTGCCGATTGACGTTATGGGTTGGTTGGAGCGAATAATTTTTGCGTGCGCGCTGTGCGTGCCCATGACGCTCGTGCCGTTCTTTATCCTGCGTACCGATTACTATGACGCGCAGCTGAATATGATACTCGGCTTCCGCAATTTCCTGCGCGACGCAGAGAAAGCTCAGCTCGAAACGCTCTTAGAGGACGATCCGCAGTATTACTACGATATCCTGCCGTACGCAAACGTTCTCGGCGTGTCGCAGATCTGGGCGGATAAATTCAAGGATATTACCGTCGAGCCTCCGACATACTATTACGGAACGAGTCGCACGGTGTTCGACGTGTTCGTTATAACGCACGTCATGAACAACGTCGGCAGCACGCTCAGCGTTCAGCCCAAGTCAAGCGGCGGTAGTTTTTCGAGCCACGGCGGTGGCGGCGGACACAGCGGCGGCGGCTTCTCGGGGGGAAGCTTTGGGGGAGGCGGCGGTGGTCGCTGGTAG
- the tkt gene encoding transketolase, with translation MTNEEQLTISTLRMLSVEQIEKAKSGHPGICLGAAPMAYTLFAKHLKHNPKDPNFFDRDRFVLSAGHGSALLYSLLNVFGYATTKEDLMRFRQHMSKTPGHPEYGVTAGVEVSTGPLGQGIANAVGFALAERILAAKFNQPDCTLIDHYTYALCGDGCMMEGIENEAASFAGTQKLDKLIVLYDSNHITIEGSTDLAFTEDVGKRHEALGWQVLHVHDGEDIDAISAAITLAKAEKEKPSLIIVNTTIGYGSPLAGTSKCHGAPLGGDNVKALRKTLGYKTAAFDIAPQVTNYIATLAPTFNKYQTEWNKTVKAYKTKYPELFETFTAWRKGNIDFEALDSIYDKPAKNEATRASSSRILNIIAEHNENVIGGSADLATSNLVVIKDGGDVSATENGRNIHFGIREHAMGAICNGMYLHGGLLPFCATFTVFSDYMKAAIRMSAIMNIPVVYVLSHDSIGVGEDGPTHQPIEQLSMLRSIPNIKVFRPADAKETAAAYESAWTGNSPTAIVLSRQELKQLDCTGTEALFGGYVVADSKKETPDVILIASGSELSLAIAAKDELIKNDIDARVVSMPCMELFDIQTLKYRESVLPSNVRARVAIEAGRSMPWFKYVGIDGECCCIDAFGMSAPANVMFEVCGFNTDNVVKLAKKSIRSASKIGALRQSESDDE, from the coding sequence ATGACAAACGAAGAACAACTGACCATATCAACCTTGCGTATGTTGTCCGTTGAGCAGATTGAAAAGGCAAAGAGCGGACATCCCGGCATCTGCCTCGGCGCGGCGCCCATGGCGTATACCCTTTTCGCTAAGCACCTCAAACACAATCCCAAGGATCCCAACTTCTTCGATAGGGACAGATTTGTTCTTTCGGCGGGGCACGGTTCGGCGCTACTGTATTCGCTTCTTAACGTTTTCGGCTATGCAACGACTAAGGAAGACCTTATGCGCTTCCGTCAGCACATGAGCAAGACCCCCGGGCATCCCGAATACGGCGTAACGGCGGGCGTAGAGGTTTCGACCGGTCCGCTCGGGCAGGGCATTGCCAACGCCGTAGGCTTCGCGCTTGCCGAGCGTATACTTGCCGCCAAGTTCAATCAGCCCGATTGCACGCTTATCGATCACTATACATACGCACTCTGCGGCGACGGGTGCATGATGGAAGGTATCGAGAACGAAGCCGCTTCGTTCGCGGGCACGCAAAAGCTCGATAAGCTTATCGTTCTTTACGACAGCAACCATATCACGATCGAGGGCAGCACCGACCTTGCGTTCACCGAGGACGTGGGCAAGCGCCACGAAGCGCTCGGCTGGCAGGTCCTGCACGTTCACGACGGCGAGGATATAGACGCCATTTCGGCGGCTATCACGCTCGCCAAGGCGGAAAAGGAAAAACCCTCGCTCATTATCGTAAACACCACTATCGGCTACGGTTCGCCGCTTGCCGGCACGAGCAAGTGCCACGGCGCACCGCTCGGCGGCGATAACGTTAAGGCGTTGCGTAAAACGCTCGGCTACAAGACGGCGGCTTTCGACATCGCGCCGCAGGTGACTAACTATATCGCAACGCTCGCGCCTACGTTCAATAAGTATCAGACCGAATGGAACAAAACGGTCAAAGCCTACAAGACCAAGTATCCCGAACTGTTCGAAACGTTCACGGCTTGGCGCAAGGGCAATATCGATTTCGAAGCGCTCGACAGCATTTACGACAAGCCCGCTAAGAACGAGGCTACCCGCGCGTCGAGCTCGCGTATTCTCAATATAATCGCCGAGCATAACGAGAACGTTATAGGCGGATCCGCCGACCTTGCTACTTCCAACCTCGTCGTTATTAAGGACGGCGGCGACGTGTCGGCGACCGAGAACGGGCGCAATATCCATTTCGGTATTCGCGAGCACGCTATGGGCGCGATATGCAACGGTATGTATTTGCACGGCGGCTTGCTTCCGTTCTGCGCCACGTTTACCGTATTCTCCGATTACATGAAAGCGGCTATCCGTATGAGCGCGATCATGAATATCCCCGTAGTGTACGTTCTGTCGCACGACAGTATAGGCGTGGGCGAGGACGGACCTACGCACCAGCCGATCGAGCAGCTTTCCATGCTGAGATCGATCCCTAATATCAAGGTATTCCGCCCTGCGGACGCCAAAGAGACCGCGGCGGCTTACGAATCGGCGTGGACGGGCAACAGCCCGACGGCTATCGTACTTTCGCGTCAGGAGCTTAAACAGCTCGACTGCACGGGCACGGAAGCGTTGTTCGGCGGCTACGTGGTTGCCGACAGCAAGAAAGAAACGCCCGACGTTATCCTTATTGCGAGCGGCTCGGAGCTTTCGCTTGCAATCGCCGCCAAAGACGAGCTTATCAAGAACGATATCGACGCGCGCGTCGTAAGTATGCCGTGCATGGAGTTGTTCGATATTCAAACGCTTAAATACCGCGAGTCGGTGCTCCCGAGCAATGTTCGCGCTCGCGTTGCAATCGAAGCGGGTAGGTCGATGCCGTGGTTTAAGTATGTAGGTATCGACGGCGAGTGCTGCTGTATCGACGCGTTCGGCATGAGCGCGCCTGCTAACGTTATGTTCGAGGTGTGCGGGTTCAACACGGATAACGTGGTAAAGCTTGCCAAAAAGTCTATACGCAGCGCGTCCAAGATCGGTGCGTTAAGGCAGAGCGAGAGCGATGACGAGTAA
- a CDS encoding N-acetylmuramoyl-L-alanine amidase, producing MAFVTIKKKTVIVVLSLIIAVVSAFAVGATVIASARADNGITIVIDAGHGGADGGVVGKTTGTKESDINLSISKYLGKYLENAGYNVVMTRSDSAAVSGGVKYSKRDDMRARRDILSSAAPDLVISVHCNSYPVSTVSGAQTFFATDPKGEFFANKVQSYFNDVLNDKPRSAAVGDYYILKCSEYPSILCECGFLSNSVEENKLITASYQEKVAYTIFSAVDAVFMDDSRS from the coding sequence ATGGCATTCGTTACTATCAAAAAGAAAACGGTTATCGTCGTTCTTTCGCTGATAATCGCGGTCGTGTCGGCGTTCGCGGTGGGCGCAACCGTAATTGCCTCCGCGCGCGCCGATAACGGCATTACGATCGTTATCGACGCGGGACACGGCGGTGCGGACGGCGGCGTGGTCGGCAAGACCACGGGGACCAAGGAAAGCGACATAAACCTGTCCATAAGCAAGTACCTCGGCAAGTATCTCGAAAACGCGGGGTATAACGTAGTCATGACGCGCAGCGATTCGGCGGCTGTGAGCGGCGGGGTAAAATACAGCAAGCGCGACGATATGCGCGCCCGCCGCGATATCCTTTCCTCCGCCGCGCCCGACCTCGTGATAAGCGTGCATTGCAATTCCTATCCCGTATCCACGGTATCGGGCGCACAAACCTTTTTCGCGACCGACCCCAAGGGCGAGTTTTTCGCGAACAAGGTTCAAAGCTATTTCAACGACGTGCTAAACGACAAACCGCGTTCGGCTGCGGTAGGCGACTACTACATACTCAAATGCAGCGAGTACCCGTCCATACTGTGCGAGTGCGGATTCCTGTCCAACTCCGTCGAGGAGAACAAGCTGATCACCGCAAGCTATCAGGAAAAGGTAGCGTACACCATTTTTTCGGCGGTCGACGCCGTGTTCATGGACGACAGCAGGAGCTGA
- a CDS encoding 3-dehydroquinate synthase, which produces MVDNVILGASPDDVAFAIDSCDFVVTDSNVASIYPELSENAFVIPAGEKSKQQSVLFSIIGEMYSRGLTRGDRVAALGGGVVGDITGLAAALYMRGLEWINIPTTLLAQVDSGIGGKTAIDMFGVKNLVGAFYPPKKTFISYDFLDTLNDRERICGYGELIKTCLLKEDAYYDLLLNIPRLVTFERDTVYSLIEKAVAIKREVVKRDPKEKNLRAVLNVGHTVGHALESVDEYRLSHGEYVLKGMMTESAMFGDFVCRSFGDQLIRLCKLFTAPPHSTANSVVERAMGDKKNVGENITIMLPINAGDIVRLSVSVDEFAERYDIAIKQLRKS; this is translated from the coding sequence ATGGTCGATAACGTAATACTCGGCGCGAGCCCGGACGACGTAGCGTTCGCGATCGATAGCTGTGATTTTGTAGTCACCGACAGTAACGTTGCGTCTATTTATCCCGAACTGTCCGAAAATGCGTTCGTTATCCCTGCGGGCGAAAAGTCCAAGCAGCAATCGGTGTTGTTTTCGATTATAGGCGAAATGTATTCGAGAGGGCTCACTCGTGGCGATAGGGTAGCCGCGCTCGGCGGCGGAGTCGTAGGCGATATTACGGGCTTGGCGGCGGCGCTGTATATGCGCGGGCTCGAATGGATAAATATTCCGACGACCCTTCTCGCGCAGGTAGACTCGGGCATAGGCGGCAAAACGGCTATCGATATGTTCGGGGTCAAGAACCTCGTCGGTGCGTTCTATCCGCCCAAGAAAACGTTTATCTCGTACGATTTTTTGGATACCCTTAACGACAGAGAACGCATTTGCGGCTACGGCGAGCTGATTAAAACCTGCCTTCTTAAAGAGGACGCGTATTACGATTTGCTTTTAAATATTCCGCGGCTTGTAACGTTCGAGCGCGATACCGTGTATTCGCTTATCGAGAAAGCGGTGGCTATTAAGCGCGAGGTGGTCAAGCGCGACCCCAAGGAAAAGAATTTGCGCGCCGTGCTCAACGTGGGGCATACGGTAGGGCACGCGCTCGAAAGCGTGGACGAATACCGATTGAGCCACGGTGAATACGTGCTGAAAGGCATGATGACGGAAAGTGCTATGTTCGGCGATTTCGTGTGCCGTTCGTTCGGCGATCAGCTAATAAGACTATGCAAGTTGTTTACCGCTCCGCCGCACTCCACGGCAAATTCGGTGGTCGAGCGCGCAATGGGAGATAAAAAGAACGTCGGGGAAAATATCACGATCATGTTGCCGATAAATGCGGGCGATATAGTGCGTTTGTCTGTTTCGGTAGACGAGTTCGCCGAGCGTTACGACATCGCGATCAAGCAATTGAGGAAGTCGTAA
- the yfbR gene encoding 5'-deoxynucleotidase — MTSKFFAFLDRMKLIDRWALMRNTSVEDVAQHTMQVAMIAHALCVIENTVYGGKLDANLAAVLALYHESAEVVTGDLPTPVKYYDDDINRAYKNIEHRAEQKLVDTLPNELRSAFAPFVKPDKKCAEYAIVKRADKMSALIKCVEELAVGNKEFEKAYAATLDSLVGVPEKSVKYFLDVFIPAYSMSLDSLLD, encoded by the coding sequence ATGACGAGTAAATTTTTCGCGTTCCTCGATAGGATGAAACTGATCGACCGCTGGGCGCTCATGCGCAATACCTCGGTCGAGGACGTGGCGCAGCATACCATGCAGGTTGCCATGATCGCTCACGCGCTGTGCGTTATAGAAAACACGGTGTACGGCGGAAAGCTCGACGCTAACCTTGCGGCAGTGCTTGCGCTCTATCACGAGAGCGCCGAGGTCGTAACGGGCGATCTTCCCACGCCCGTCAAGTATTACGACGACGACATCAACCGCGCGTATAAGAACATAGAGCACCGCGCCGAGCAGAAGCTTGTAGACACGCTTCCCAACGAGCTTAGGTCGGCGTTTGCGCCGTTCGTCAAGCCCGATAAGAAATGCGCCGAGTACGCGATTGTGAAACGCGCCGATAAAATGAGCGCGCTCATTAAGTGCGTGGAAGAACTCGCGGTGGGGAATAAAGAGTTCGAAAAGGCGTATGCCGCAACGCTCGACAGTCTTGTCGGTGTGCCCGAGAAATCGGTTAAATATTTCCTCGACGTGTTTATCCCCGCGTATTCCATGAGCTTGGACAGCTTGCTCGATTGA
- a CDS encoding LemA family protein, with protein MQFLSLSGGAIGGIVAGAVALLLIIIAIWYITTKNKLVSLRNDTEEAFSTMDVHMKKRYDLIPNLVETCKGYTKHEGETLSRVTAARNACIASTGNDRVAAERELGMSLHTLLNSVRENYPELKADRQFMNLANQLEQIEHEIAQSRKFYNAVIKKFNTKIEQFPSSIVAGRMKLERKLYFELDDVSERVAPRVSFQ; from the coding sequence ATGCAATTCTTATCGTTATCGGGCGGCGCAATCGGCGGAATAGTCGCGGGTGCTGTCGCACTTCTACTTATAATAATAGCTATTTGGTATATCACTACCAAGAACAAGCTCGTTTCGCTTCGCAACGACACCGAGGAAGCGTTCTCCACGATGGACGTTCACATGAAAAAGCGTTACGACCTCATTCCCAACCTCGTCGAAACGTGCAAGGGCTACACCAAGCACGAGGGCGAAACGCTCTCGCGAGTGACCGCCGCGCGTAACGCGTGTATTGCCTCTACCGGCAACGACCGCGTAGCCGCCGAGCGCGAGCTTGGAATGTCGCTCCATACGCTGCTTAACTCGGTAAGGGAGAACTATCCCGAGCTCAAAGCCGACCGCCAGTTCATGAACCTTGCCAACCAGCTCGAACAGATAGAGCACGAGATTGCTCAGAGCCGTAAGTTCTATAACGCGGTCATTAAAAAGTTCAATACCAAGATCGAGCAGTTCCCGTCGAGCATCGTAGCGGGTCGCATGAAGCTCGAACGCAAGCTGTACTTCGAGCTCGACGACGTGAGCGAGCGCGTAGCGCCCCGCGTCAGTTTTCAATAA
- a CDS encoding HAD-IA family hydrolase produces MVNPNGRNIALIGAMGSGKSAWAKLYSETFGVPYFDTDEEITRRYGSISGIFEREGEQTFRKYELEAVKEAIRYNPYIIACGGGVVLSHECMAILRRHCDIVWLTAPVEVLKDRIASSDRPLKTELERLVKEREPLYRRYADYIFDNSDEPYILNFMGMLLKPRKNRYDVVLCDADDTLLDFKTAMRYSVLHAAHTVGVKTDDETVVKVYAAITNEIWGALERKEITREELDRKRFGLFVERLGESVDPHKMKDLFITAMCKTRYILNGSIEFLRKVRARGAKVYIATNSFKHIASERLKALEGEHDGYFISQDIGYEKPDTRYFNGVFDKIGNPDKSRVIMVGDSNTADIAGGKNAGIDTCFFDPSGRLETSADYRIRAYDDFFDIL; encoded by the coding sequence ATGGTTAATCCCAACGGCAGAAACATTGCGCTCATCGGCGCTATGGGTAGCGGTAAAAGCGCTTGGGCTAAGCTGTATTCTGAAACGTTCGGCGTTCCGTATTTTGACACCGACGAGGAGATTACGCGCCGCTACGGCTCGATTTCGGGCATATTCGAGCGCGAGGGTGAGCAGACTTTTAGAAAGTACGAGCTCGAAGCGGTAAAGGAAGCCATAAGATATAACCCGTATATAATCGCTTGCGGTGGCGGCGTTGTGCTAAGCCACGAGTGCATGGCGATACTTAGGCGGCACTGCGACATAGTGTGGCTGACCGCGCCCGTCGAGGTTTTAAAGGATCGCATAGCCTCGTCCGACCGTCCGCTCAAAACCGAGCTCGAAAGACTTGTAAAGGAGCGCGAACCGCTTTACCGCAGATACGCCGACTATATATTCGATAATTCGGACGAACCCTATATCTTGAATTTCATGGGTATGCTGTTAAAGCCGAGAAAGAACAGGTACGACGTTGTTCTTTGCGACGCCGACGATACGCTGCTTGATTTTAAGACGGCGATGCGTTATTCCGTTTTGCACGCGGCGCATACGGTCGGTGTTAAGACGGACGACGAAACGGTGGTCAAAGTATACGCCGCTATCACAAACGAGATTTGGGGCGCGTTGGAGCGCAAAGAAATAACGCGGGAAGAGCTCGATCGTAAGCGGTTCGGTTTGTTTGTCGAGCGGTTGGGCGAGAGCGTAGACCCGCACAAAATGAAAGATCTTTTTATAACCGCAATGTGCAAAACGCGGTATATCCTGAACGGCTCGATAGAATTCTTACGCAAGGTCCGCGCGCGCGGCGCTAAGGTTTATATAGCTACCAACAGCTTTAAGCATATAGCGAGCGAACGGCTGAAAGCGCTGGAAGGCGAGCACGACGGATATTTTATTTCGCAGGACATCGGCTACGAAAAACCGGACACGCGGTATTTTAACGGCGTGTTCGATAAAATAGGCAATCCCGATAAGTCGCGCGTGATCATGGTAGGCGACAGCAATACCGCCGATATCGCGGGCGGAAAGAATGCGGGGATAGACACTTGCTTTTTTGACCCGTCGGGAAGGCTCGAAACTTCCGCCGATTACAGAATTCGGGCGTATGACGATTTTTTCGATATATTGTAA